ATTTGCTACCATAAATACATTCTCCCAATTTATCTTTTAAAATTCAACTTTTATAATCCCGCTTAGAATTCCCTAGAAACCCCATACCTCTCGCGGTTTTATTAAAGCAATTCTTATGCCAAGGCGCGTTAACAAAAATAACTTTCCTATTTTATATTATCTTTCGCGTGGATACGTTTGTTGTGAAAAACCAGAAAATACCCCTAAAATCTTTAAATGGGGTAAAAAGTCTCCAAAGTACACTAGAAATCGAGTGAAATTAGGACTATACACCCCAAAATGTCTCATTATGAACGCCAAGACCATTACTACCGAAAGGCCAAAGCACAAGGCCTCCCCAGCCGAGCCAGTTTTAAGATTGAGGAGCTCTTAAAAAGGTATCCCCTGGTTAAACCTAACTTTTGGGTGATGGACCTGGGAGCCGCCCCGGGGGGCTGGACCGTCTTTTTAACCAAGTGCGTTGGAAATCTCGGTTGCGTGATCGCCTGCGATCTAGAACCCTTGTCACAAACTAAACCAACCAATTTAGAATTTATTCAAGGCGACCTCACCCACCCCAGCATCGAACAAAAAATAAACCAATATTTGGGCACAAGAAAAATAGATTCTATATTTTCAGACATGTCACCCAAACTATCCGGCATTCAATTTAAAGACGCCTTTTTGTCATTTGAATTAGCATCACTCGCTTTCCGCTACGCCCAAAAATATTTAAAAAAAGGCGGCTCACTCGTTTTTAAAATTTTCCCAGGAAAAGAAAGCGACGAATTTTGCAAACAACTCAAAACCCATTTTGAAAAAGTCCACATTATACGCCCCAAAGCCACCCGCACCACCAGCCGTGAACAATATGTGGTATGTTTGAATTTTATCTGAACCTATATTTAAATGATATAAAAAGTC
The Deltaproteobacteria bacterium DNA segment above includes these coding regions:
- a CDS encoding RlmE family RNA methyltransferase, producing MSHYERQDHYYRKAKAQGLPSRASFKIEELLKRYPLVKPNFWVMDLGAAPGGWTVFLTKCVGNLGCVIACDLEPLSQTKPTNLEFIQGDLTHPSIEQKINQYLGTRKIDSIFSDMSPKLSGIQFKDAFLSFELASLAFRYAQKYLKKGGSLVFKIFPGKESDEFCKQLKTHFEKVHIIRPKATRTTSREQYVVCLNFI